Within Phaenicophaeus curvirostris isolate KB17595 chromosome 7, BPBGC_Pcur_1.0, whole genome shotgun sequence, the genomic segment GGACAGGTTGTATGAGAGCCAGAGGaaggaggcagggcaggagggctcAGGCCAGGACGGGAGAGCCCAGCATCGCTGCGAGGTGTGCAGGGTCTGGGGTGAGGTACCCAGCGCCAGAGTGTGTTGCCGGTGCTGGTACACGATGTGCAGTGCCTGGTGACTGCTGAGCAGCGCCCAGAGCCTCCTGCCAGTGTGCAATGACTGGAGTGCAGGACCTGGTGCCAGCCGTGCTACTTTGTGCCTGGCATGCTGTACCTACCGCGTTGTGCCAGTGCTGTGTGGTTCCATTGTGCAGTGCCCGGCATGTGGCACCCGGTACATGGTGCCGGTCAGTGCTGATGCTGTTGCGTGGTAGCTCACACCCAGTGCACGCTGCGTGATGAGTACTGCTCAGTCCAGTACTGGattccccaacataagaaggatatggaactgttggaacaggtccagaggaggccacggagatgatcagTGGGCTGGAGTCCCTCTGCTATGGGGACAGACTGAGGGAGTCggggttgttctgcctggagacggggttgttctgcctggagaaggctctgaggagaccttatagtagcctttcagtacctgaaaggggctacagggaagctggggagggactttttacaagagccTGGAGTGATAAgtcgagggggaatggctttaaattgaagaggggaagatttagactacacattaggaagaaattcttcacgatggggttggtgaggcactggcacgggttgcccagggaacctgtggctgccccatacctggaggtgttcagagaAAGTCTGGATGagcctttgagcaacctgatgcagcgggaggtgtccctgcccctggatgggctttaaggtcccttccaacccaagccgttctatgattccaagatTCCCTGTTTCCACGCCGGTGAGCGGCGCCCAGTGTGACCCGGTGCGCTGGGACCGGGTGTGCCGCACCGGGCACCGGCACCGGCAGCGGCTGCGGGGCGCGGGCACCTCATGGGGACCGGTGCCGCTCCGCCCGGTGCCGGTACCGGGTGCCGCCCCCGCACCGCCCCCCGCACCGCCCCCAGTGCCGCCCCCCCCACCGCCCCCGGtgcctccccgccccgccccgtcCCGTGCACTGCCGACCGAGCATGGCGGGCCCGATCGGCGGGGCCCGGTGgccgctgctgccgctgctcctccgcccgccgccgccgcgcagagccccggggccgccgcgcAGGAACGGGGGATCGGCGGCCGCGGCCGCGGGGCCGGCGCGCCTGAAGGGACCCGAGGAGCTGCCGGGACCGGGGCTGCTCCGGACTTTCGTCTGGCTCTTCCTGCGCGGCTACCTGCTGCACACGCACCGGCTGCAGGTGCCCGGGATGCGGGGACCGGGATGCAGGGACCGGGATGCTGCGACCGCGGATGCGGGGACCAGGGATGCGGGGACCGGGATGCTGGGACTGGGGGTGCGGGGAACCGGGATGCGGGGACCGGGATGCTGGGACCGAGCTGTGGGGACCGGGGATGCGAGGACCCGGGATGCTGGGACCCGGGATGCGAGGACCGAGCTGTGGGGACCGGGATGCGGGGACCGGGATGCTGCGACCGCGGATGCGGGGACCAGGGATGCGAGGACCGAGTTGTGGGGACCGGAATGCTGGGACCGGGATTCTGGGACCGGGGGTACAGAGACCGGGATGTTGGGACCGGGGATGCGGGGACCGAGGGTACGGGGACCGGGGATGCAGAGACAGGGGTGCAAAGACTGGGATGGGGGGATCGGGATGTGGGGACTCGGGTACGGGGACCGGGAGCTGCGGGGACTGAGGTGCGTTCACCACCGaggtgcagggacaggggctgCGGGCACCGTCGCACGGGGACAGAGGCTGCAGGGACCAGAAGTGTGGGACCTGGGGGCTGCGGGCATCGGGCATCGGGGGTGTGGGCGGTGGAGGGGACTCTGTGGGGATGCGGGAGGTGGAGGGGCTCCGGGGAGGATGCTGCGCGGGGAGGGGGTCTTTGCAAGGGGTGAGGATTTGTGCTGGGGGCAGGGTGAGATGAGTTCTGGGGTGGGGAGCAAGTGACAGCAGGGAGTTGAGCTGGGGAAACGGGGGGCTCTCCCGCACCGGGGGGTGATGTCAGAGTGAGCAGAATGGAGAGGGGCAGTGCGGAACTGGGTGGCTCTGGGAGGGTCCCGGTAGCCCCGAGCCAGGCAGGCAGCCCAGGTCAAAGGTTCTGGGATGGCTCATGGGGTCCTggcgtccctgggcagcccgagCTTCCCTGGCCACCACAAGATGGAGAGGCCACGGTTCTGGGAGCAGGTGTTTGGTCAGATGGTACCTGGGCAGTCAGGGGAGAGATAGGCagaagtgtttgttttcttctgtcaatACTTCCTCATACGTCGGATGAAGAAACCGATGGGCTTGGCTGGCCGAGAGCCAGGTGGCATCTTCCGGCACCCTGGAGCTCTGACCGCCGGGAGGAGCATGCAGGATCAGGCCTTCAGCGGCTCCGTAGAGCATCGGGCACTGCTGTTTGGAGAAGGGGCTGTCACAGGGCAGCGGGATCTTGGAGAGTGGGCGTGGgagctccctgctgctccttcctgccCTTGAGGCTCTGAACACAGCCCGGCTTTGCAGATAGACACCCACATGCTCCATAGGTGCCTTTCCCAAGATCCTGGCAGCTCCAGCTACTCTCAGCCCTTCTTTCCAAAGCCTGCGTTGTGCCAGGTTCTGCCTGCCCACAGACACCGGTGGGCACAGCTGCCCGTGGCCCCACACAGCATGTTCGCTCAGCAAACCACCTGCGACACAGGGGTGGCtgtccttccccctcctcctgccactgCGCACGAGGAACGTCTCCTCGTGGTGACGAATCCAGCTGAATCCGGGCGCAGGCTGCGATGCAGTCAGTCTCCAAGGGAGATTGTACCACGTGCATATCCGCAGCCGCGGGTAATGGGGATCAGGGCTTACCTACTAggtcccctgcagccccccaggcTTGTTCCTGCTCCGCAGGGGCTCTAGTGGTCCCTGGGTGGGATGGAAAGCTCCCCTTGGACATGGCTCTGTGGAGATCCACTTGCAAAGGGGTGCCCAGCTGCCCTCAAGGGATGCGCTTGGGGGTTCCTGGCAGAGAGGCAAGCGTGACACCCTTGGGTGCTGCCAAAGAAGAGGGAGCTGTGACCAGCAGAGTCCAGAGTGGGGCTGATGCTAGCGGATGTCCCCCGGCTGGCCTCTGAGCCTATGGCCCCAGGACCATGCCCCAAGGGTGACAGCCTGCCCTGGGAGCAGCCCAATCCTGCCTTAGCCTGGCACTGCCCTCCCAGTGCTGATCATTAACCATCCTTATCATGTGGTGGGTTCAAGGACCCACATAGGCAGCATTGTCCCAGCAGAGCATGGCTGGGATCATGCTGAAAGCAGCAAGACTTGGACCTACAAGACCTGTGCTTGGCAgttttccctgtccctgctgtcgCCTCTTGGTCTTGCTTCCCCAGAAGACCCACCAGgctctctgtgtttctctgGGGTGGGTGAGGGATGTGGCAGCCTGTGACGGGTCAGTGCCTGGTGTGCTTAGTGCTGGCAGAGGACATGTGCCTGGAGACACCAGCCCAAGCCATCTGCATAGCACTTCAAGGATAGTGCCAGCGTCGGGGGGTCAGAGGCGAGTGCTTGGACCCAGCTGGGATTGAGGTGGCGCTGGGGTGGATGCAGAGCATGCTGGACACATGTAGGGCAGGACTGGGGCAGGAAGGGACTGATCTAGCCCCAGTGCTGCCCCTGTCCCATTCCCAATGCTGTGCTCTGGTGCTTTGCAGGTGATGTCCCGCCGCATTTATGGCCCCATCTGGAAGTCGACCTTTGGTCATTATGAGAACATCAACATCGGGAGCCCGGTggtgctggagcagctgctaCGGCAGGAGGGCAAGTACCCGATGCGCAGCGACATGGCCCTGTGGAAGGAGCACCGGGACACACGGCGCCTGCCCTACGGACCCTTCACTGAGTGAGTCCTGCCCTGGCTGCGCTCTGCGGGGCAGCAGACAGCTCCTGTCCCTTCCTCGGGTCTAGGGCCTAGGTGGCACTTTGCGTTGCcccctctcctgctgcagcagcgtGTCCCCCCAGCTAGAAGGGCATGGCCAAGGCGAGTGGGAAGACCCCCGGGGTGGTTCCAGCATGGCATGGGAAGGATGCACTCAGGgactgggaagctgctgccccCTGCCCAGCTGCACCCCCGGTGCTGAGCCCCGTCCCTGTGCAGGGAAGGGGAGCGTTGGTACCGCCTGCGCCAGGTCCTCAACAAGCGGCTGCTGAAGCCCTCAGAGGCAGTGCTGTATGCGGACGCCATCGGGGAGGTGGTGTCAGACCTGATGGTGCGGCTGCGGGACGAGCGGAGCCGCAGCCCCTCAGGGGTGCTGGTGGGGGACGTGGCCAACCTGCTCTACCGCTTCGCCCTGGAAGGTAGGGGTGTCCTCCCCCttgcccctgccctgccctgttCTTCCCATTCCTGCAGGGGTCTGGATGAGGCTTTTTCCGCACAGGGATATCCTATATCCTCTTCGAGACCCGCATCGGGTGCCTGAAGCAGCAAGTGCCCACTGAGACCCAGCACTTCATTGACTCCATCAACCTCATGTTCAAGAACTCCGTCTTCGCCACCGTCCTGCCCCGATGGAGCCGCAAGCTCCTGCCCTTCTGGGACCGCTACCTGAACAGCTGGGACACCATCTTTGCCTTCGGTGAGCAGTGATGATGGGGACCCGGCACAGTGGGATTGGACCCTCTAAGGACTCTCCAAAGTGGAGCAGTTCCCAACCACATGTGCTTTTGGCCACCCTCACTCcatcagtgctgggtccaactCTGTCCCTGCAGGCAAGACCCTGATTGACCGGAagatggaggagctggaggggcagGTGGAGCGAGGCAAGGAGGTGTCAGGCTACCTGAGCTACCTGCTGGCCAGTGGCAGGCTCAGCCTGGATGAGGTCTACGGCAGCgtggctgagctgctgctggctggtgTGGACACGGTGAGAGCTGGGCAGCCACTACCAGGGGATTCATGCTGAACTCCACACCAGGGCACGAGCCACGGGGCCATGTTCAGCCGTGCTCCCCGGTCCCTGTGAGCTCTGGGCTAGTTGGCTGAGAGGCTGATGCCCCAAAAAGGATAAACCCTCAGGGATCGGTCAGTACAGACCCTGTCCTCCACTCTGCTCCCTGGCCtgtctgcctcagtttcccctgtgcTTGCTGCCCTGCACCCCTGGCTTCCCTGCGTCCTGGAGCAGGGGCTGTCTGGTGCTGTCCTTGTGCCACGCTCAGCACAAAGCTGCTTGGGTTCCAGCCCCATCTCCCTCATTCCTCTCTGTGCTCTCGTCCCCCAGACCTCCAACACGCTGTCGTGGGCCCTGTACCACCTCTCCCGGGACCTGGGCATCCAGGAGGCCCTGTACCAGGAGCTGAAAGCTGTCGTTCCCTCAGACCGTTTTCCTGGTGCTGAGGATATCCCCAAGATGCCAATGCTTCGGGCTGTTATCAAGGAGACGCTAAGGTACAACCCAGCCTTGCCCTGTCCCGGGGTCCCTGTCAACAGCCCCTTTCCCAGGGTGAAGGGCAGCTCCTTTTCCCCCTTGCATCGGGTGGTGGGAGACATGGGAGCATGGGCCAGGTGGGTGCAGGGCTAGATTTCAGTTCCTCGGGGCCGCATCCATCCACCTCCTCTCTGGGAAGGggtgcagagctgctgagcagTGGGAAAtgctcccccttgtcctgccaGTGGCTCCCTTCCTCTGGAGTGCCCAGATGGGTCGTGCTCACCCACAAACTTTTCTTGTATCCCAGGGTCTACCCTGTGGTGCCCACCAATGCCAGGGTGTTCTATGAGAAGGACATTGTCATCGGGGACTACCTTTTCCCCAAGAATGTGAGTAGTAGCTGTGCTGTGTGGACCACCACTGCGCTCAGTGGGGCTGGATGGAGGGTCATTAATCCCCACCGTGCTTGCTCCGCagaccctctttgtcctggCGCACTACGCGATGTCCCATGACGAGACCTACTTTCCCGAGCCCGAGCGGTTCCTACCCCAGCGCTGGCTCCGGGGCCATGGCTCCCCCCACCATCCCTTCAGCTCCATCCCCTTTGGCTACGGGGTCCGTGCCTGCGTTGGCCGCCGCATCGCTGAGCTGGAGATGCACCTGGCTCTTGCCAGGGTGCGTAAGGACCCCTCCAACCCCAGGCAACTTGCCCCAAGCTGGGATGGGGGCCCCAGCGAGTCCCTGAGGCGCTGCcatcctccctctccccacagaTCATCCAGGCATTTGAGGTGCGGCCGGACCCCCGTGGCGTGGAGGTGAAGTCCGTGTCCCGCATCGTCCTGGTGGCTGACAAGCCCATCAACCTGGAGTTCATCGCCCGCCCAGGGGCTCCTTGACTGCGCACCCACCCCCAACACTGGGTGCCAAGCAGGGACCCCTGCTGTCCCACGAGGAGAGGCAGGAAGGCAAACCCACCCCAGCGCCCATCTCCTGCCCACTTTGGGCTGGGAGGCTTCCAGTCCCACTGTGGggaagatgggcagatgagggaTGCCCCTAAATCACCCCTGGGGCAC encodes:
- the CYP27A1 gene encoding sterol 26-hydroxylase, mitochondrial; translation: MAGPIGGARWPLLPLLLRPPPPRRAPGPPRRNGGSAAAAAGPARLKGPEELPGPGLLRTFVWLFLRGYLLHTHRLQVMSRRIYGPIWKSTFGHYENINIGSPVVLEQLLRQEGKYPMRSDMALWKEHRDTRRLPYGPFTEEGERWYRLRQVLNKRLLKPSEAVLYADAIGEVVSDLMVRLRDERSRSPSGVLVGDVANLLYRFALEGISYILFETRIGCLKQQVPTETQHFIDSINLMFKNSVFATVLPRWSRKLLPFWDRYLNSWDTIFAFGKTLIDRKMEELEGQVERGKEVSGYLSYLLASGRLSLDEVYGSVAELLLAGVDTTSNTLSWALYHLSRDLGIQEALYQELKAVVPSDRFPGAEDIPKMPMLRAVIKETLRVYPVVPTNARVFYEKDIVIGDYLFPKNTLFVLAHYAMSHDETYFPEPERFLPQRWLRGHGSPHHPFSSIPFGYGVRACVGRRIAELEMHLALARIIQAFEVRPDPRGVEVKSVSRIVLVADKPINLEFIARPGAP